In a genomic window of Stakelama saccharophila:
- the panC gene encoding pantoate--beta-alanine ligase — translation MQTIRQSTLLREQLTALREAGGRIALVPTMGALHAGHLALVEAAKRLADHVVVSIFVNPRQFGPNEDLDQYPRRELADQRLLSEANVAVLWMPPVEEMYPQDFATTVSVAGITESHDGAARPGHFDGVATVVAKLFNQVRPDVALFGEKDYQQLAVIRRMTADLDFGIEIVGVPTQREDDGLALSSRNVYLADEDRAKAVALPRALGVAARDIARGGDVAAALAQARETLAKAGFEVDYVDVVREGTLEPHDLEQPSRLIAAARIGGTRLIDNLLIELKEEG, via the coding sequence GTGCAAACCATCCGTCAATCAACCCTGTTACGCGAACAACTCACCGCATTGCGCGAAGCCGGCGGCCGCATTGCCCTCGTGCCCACCATGGGCGCGCTCCATGCCGGCCATCTGGCGCTGGTGGAAGCGGCGAAACGCCTGGCCGACCATGTCGTGGTGTCGATCTTCGTCAATCCCAGGCAGTTCGGGCCGAACGAGGACCTCGACCAGTATCCGCGGCGCGAGCTGGCCGACCAGCGCCTGTTGAGCGAGGCGAATGTGGCGGTCCTCTGGATGCCGCCGGTGGAGGAGATGTACCCGCAGGACTTCGCCACCACCGTGTCGGTCGCCGGCATCACGGAGAGCCATGACGGTGCTGCCCGGCCGGGCCATTTCGACGGTGTGGCGACGGTGGTCGCCAAGCTGTTCAACCAGGTGCGCCCCGACGTCGCGCTGTTCGGCGAGAAGGATTATCAGCAGCTTGCGGTGATCCGGCGCATGACGGCCGACCTGGACTTCGGGATCGAGATCGTCGGCGTGCCGACGCAGCGCGAGGATGACGGCCTCGCTCTGTCCTCGCGCAATGTCTATCTGGCCGACGAGGACCGGGCGAAGGCGGTGGCGTTGCCGCGTGCGCTGGGCGTGGCCGCGCGCGACATCGCGCGGGGCGGCGACGTCGCGGCGGCGCTCGCCCAGGCGCGCGAAACGCTGGCCAAGGCCGGATTCGAGGTGGATTATGTCGACGTCGTGCGCGAGGGAACGCTGGAGCCGCACGATCTCGAACAGCCCTCACGCCTGATCGCGGCGGCGCGCATCGGCGGCACGCGGCTGATCGACAACCTGCTGATCGAACTCAAGGAAGAGGGTTAA
- the topA gene encoding type I DNA topoisomerase, translating into MQLVIVESPAKAKTIEKYLGKDYRVLASYGHVRDLPPKDGSVDPDHGFAMQWEAYADKSKQLKAIADEAKKADRLILATDPDREGEAISWHVQEVLAKKKALPAQVERVTFNAITKKAVTDAMAHPRGLDTDLIDAYRARRALDYLVGFTLSPVLWRKLPGAKSAGRVQSVALRLIVEREREIEAFVPQEYWSVIADMEQDGTGFEARLVRFEGDKIDRLSIGDEGTAKRAKEAVEAGRFSVASVETKPGTRNPPPPFTTSTLQQEAARKLGFSASHTMRIAQSLYEDGAITYMRTDGVQMDGSAISDARRAISARYDGSYVPEKPRQYQTKAKNAQEAHEAIRPTDFSKDRAGSGDHGRLYDLIFKRALASQMASARLERTTVELEDGTGRTALRATGQVVLFPGFIALYEEGRDDSHDEDSHRLPMLREGDSPAKKGVRSEQHFTQPPARFSEASLVKQLEELGIGRPSTYASIIQVLKDRSYVRTEKNRFFAEETGRLLVAFLERFFRKYVNYDFTADLEEELDDVSGGRAEWQAVLDQFWRDFKPRTTEVMDFKPSEVTAELDQFLEPYLFPPKADGSDPRACPNCGDGRLALRGGKFGPFVACSNYPECKFTRAFAQPGVAAEDTGPETLGTDPETGLPVERKSGRFGPYIQLGEGKEAKRASIPKDLPGELDLEMALKLLSLPRVIGDHPETGQPIEASIGRYGPYLRHDGKYAKLSSTEEVFETGMNAAVVKLAEAAERGPRARGAREPLKVLGKHPRTEEEIKLMEGRYGPYVTDGTINATLPKTIDKDALTLEEAAQLIDDKAAKAPAKKKGGRKTTAKKPAAKKKAAAKKAAEK; encoded by the coding sequence ATGCAGCTTGTCATCGTCGAATCGCCCGCAAAGGCGAAGACCATCGAGAAATATCTGGGCAAGGACTACCGCGTCCTCGCGTCCTACGGCCATGTCCGCGACCTGCCGCCCAAGGACGGGTCGGTCGATCCCGATCACGGCTTCGCGATGCAGTGGGAAGCCTATGCCGACAAATCGAAGCAGCTAAAGGCGATCGCCGACGAGGCGAAAAAGGCCGACCGCCTGATTCTCGCCACCGACCCCGATCGCGAGGGCGAGGCGATTTCGTGGCACGTCCAGGAAGTGCTGGCGAAGAAGAAGGCGCTGCCCGCGCAGGTCGAGCGCGTCACCTTCAACGCCATCACCAAAAAGGCCGTGACCGATGCGATGGCGCATCCGCGCGGCCTCGATACCGACCTGATCGACGCCTACCGCGCACGCCGCGCGCTCGACTATCTGGTCGGCTTCACCCTGTCGCCGGTCTTGTGGCGCAAGCTGCCGGGCGCGAAATCCGCCGGGCGCGTCCAGTCGGTCGCGCTGCGCCTGATCGTCGAGCGCGAGCGCGAGATCGAGGCCTTCGTTCCGCAGGAATATTGGTCGGTCATCGCCGATATGGAGCAGGACGGCACCGGCTTCGAGGCGCGGCTGGTGCGCTTCGAAGGCGACAAGATCGACCGGCTGTCGATCGGCGACGAAGGCACGGCGAAGCGCGCGAAGGAAGCCGTCGAGGCGGGCCGCTTCTCGGTCGCCAGTGTCGAGACCAAGCCCGGCACGCGCAACCCGCCGCCGCCCTTCACCACCTCGACGCTGCAACAGGAAGCGGCGCGCAAGCTCGGCTTTTCCGCCAGCCACACCATGCGGATCGCGCAGTCGCTCTACGAGGACGGCGCGATCACCTATATGCGGACCGACGGCGTACAGATGGACGGCAGTGCCATCTCCGACGCGCGCCGCGCGATCTCGGCGCGCTATGACGGCAGCTATGTCCCCGAAAAGCCGCGCCAATATCAGACCAAGGCCAAGAACGCGCAGGAAGCGCACGAGGCGATCCGCCCCACCGACTTCTCGAAGGACCGCGCCGGCTCGGGCGATCACGGCCGCCTCTACGACCTGATCTTCAAGCGCGCGCTGGCCAGCCAGATGGCCTCGGCGCGGCTGGAGCGCACCACGGTCGAGCTGGAGGACGGCACCGGCCGCACCGCCCTGCGCGCCACGGGACAGGTCGTGCTCTTCCCCGGCTTCATCGCGTTGTACGAAGAGGGCCGCGACGATTCGCACGACGAGGATTCGCACCGCCTGCCGATGCTGCGCGAGGGCGATTCGCCGGCGAAGAAGGGCGTGCGCTCGGAGCAGCATTTCACCCAGCCGCCGGCGCGATTTTCCGAAGCATCGCTGGTCAAGCAGCTCGAGGAACTCGGCATCGGCCGACCCTCGACCTACGCCTCGATCATTCAGGTGCTCAAGGACCGGTCCTATGTCCGCACCGAGAAGAACCGCTTTTTCGCCGAGGAAACCGGACGGCTGCTCGTCGCCTTTCTCGAGCGCTTCTTCCGGAAATATGTGAATTACGATTTCACCGCCGATCTGGAGGAGGAACTGGACGATGTCTCGGGCGGCCGCGCCGAATGGCAGGCGGTGCTCGACCAGTTCTGGCGCGACTTCAAGCCGCGCACGACCGAGGTGATGGATTTCAAGCCGTCCGAGGTGACGGCCGAACTCGACCAGTTCCTCGAACCCTATCTCTTCCCGCCCAAGGCCGACGGCTCGGACCCGCGCGCCTGCCCCAATTGTGGCGACGGCAGGCTGGCGCTTCGCGGCGGCAAGTTCGGGCCGTTCGTCGCCTGCTCCAACTATCCCGAATGCAAGTTCACCCGCGCCTTCGCCCAGCCCGGCGTGGCGGCGGAGGATACCGGGCCGGAGACGCTCGGCACCGATCCCGAGACCGGGCTGCCGGTCGAACGCAAATCGGGGCGGTTCGGCCCCTATATCCAGCTCGGCGAGGGCAAGGAGGCGAAGCGCGCTTCGATTCCGAAGGACCTGCCGGGCGAACTCGACCTGGAAATGGCGCTCAAGCTGTTGTCGCTGCCGCGCGTGATCGGCGATCATCCCGAAACCGGCCAGCCGATCGAGGCGTCGATCGGCCGCTACGGCCCCTATCTGCGCCATGACGGCAAATATGCGAAGCTCTCCTCCACCGAAGAGGTGTTCGAGACCGGCATGAACGCGGCGGTGGTCAAACTGGCCGAGGCGGCGGAAAGGGGTCCGCGCGCGCGCGGCGCGCGTGAGCCGTTGAAGGTGCTCGGCAAGCATCCGCGCACCGAGGAAGAGATCAAGCTGATGGAAGGGCGCTACGGCCCGTACGTCACCGACGGGACAATCAACGCGACGCTGCCCAAGACCATCGACAAGGATGCGCTGACGCTCGAAGAGGCGGCGCAGCTCATCGACGACAAGGCCGCCAAGGCCCCGGCGAAGAAGAAGGGCGGGCGCAAGACCACGGCGAAAAAGCCCGCCGCCAAGAAGAAGGCGGCCGCGAAAAAAGCGGCAGAGAAGTAA
- the pgeF gene encoding peptidoglycan editing factor PgeF, producing the protein MSVEVIRARALSGIAHGFLGRRGGVSSGVHAGLNVGRGSDDDADIVCENRRRATEAVLPGGHLVTVYQIHSAEAATVLAPFAEDDRPQADALVTDRPGLALGILTADCAPVLLADRQAGVVGAAHAGWKGALGGITDATLRAMEGLGAKVDRVAAAVGPCIARASYEVDIPFVERFCVQDRANERFFADGGPGHARFDLEAYVAHRLAAAGVRQVEALGLDTYADPDRFFSYRRSTHRSEADYGRQISIIGL; encoded by the coding sequence ATGAGCGTGGAGGTCATCCGCGCCCGCGCGCTGAGCGGGATCGCCCACGGCTTTCTCGGCCGTCGCGGCGGTGTCTCCAGCGGCGTCCATGCCGGCCTGAATGTCGGGCGCGGCTCGGACGACGATGCCGATATCGTATGCGAGAACCGGCGCCGGGCGACGGAGGCGGTCCTCCCCGGCGGCCATCTCGTCACCGTCTATCAGATCCATTCGGCAGAGGCGGCCACGGTGCTCGCCCCGTTCGCCGAGGACGATCGGCCGCAAGCCGACGCACTGGTGACCGACCGCCCCGGCCTCGCCCTCGGCATCCTGACCGCGGATTGCGCGCCGGTGCTGCTCGCCGACCGACAGGCGGGCGTCGTCGGCGCTGCGCATGCCGGCTGGAAGGGCGCGCTCGGCGGCATCACCGACGCCACCCTCCGCGCCATGGAGGGGCTGGGCGCGAAGGTCGATCGGGTCGCGGCAGCGGTCGGGCCGTGCATCGCGCGCGCCAGCTACGAAGTCGATATTCCCTTCGTGGAGCGCTTCTGCGTGCAGGATCGGGCAAACGAACGCTTCTTCGCCGATGGCGGCCCCGGCCATGCCCGGTTCGACCTGGAGGCCTATGTCGCGCACCGCCTGGCCGCAGCCGGCGTCCGACAGGTCGAGGCACTCGGCTTGGATACCTACGCCGATCCGGACCGTTTCTTCAGCTATCGGCGCAGCACGCACCGGAGCGAAGCGGATTACGGCCGGCAGATTTCGATCATCGGCCTCTGA
- a CDS encoding cystathionine gamma-synthase family protein, translating to MKDETEADMTGISPRRRPKPDIEEIGGRKLKPSTLMMGHGFDPALSEGSLKQPIFATSTFVFPNAAAGKRHFEGITGKREGGAEGLVYSRFNGPNQEILEDRLGVWEEAEEALAFSSGMSAIATLFLAMCNPGDTIIHSGPLYAATETLIARILGKFGVKFLDFPADASVEEIEKVMEQAGDSRVALIYLESPANPTNALVDIEGVAAARDKVFAGKDEIPPIAIDNTFLGPLWQKPLHHGADIVVYSLTKYAGGHSDLVAGGVLGTKKALDPIRAMRNTIGTICDPNTAWMLCRSLETLELRMSRAGENAVKVCEFLKDHPKVEKVGYLGFLKDDAQYDIYKRHCTGAGSTFSLYLKGGERESFAFLDALKIAKLAVSLGGTETLASCPAAMTHISVPDERKKALRITDNLVRISIGVEDADDLIADFDAALNEI from the coding sequence ATGAAAGACGAAACCGAAGCCGACATGACGGGCATCAGCCCGCGCCGCCGTCCCAAGCCCGATATCGAGGAAATCGGCGGCCGCAAGCTGAAGCCGTCCACGCTGATGATGGGCCACGGGTTCGACCCCGCTCTATCCGAAGGATCGCTGAAGCAGCCGATCTTCGCCACCTCCACCTTCGTCTTTCCCAACGCCGCGGCCGGCAAGCGCCATTTCGAGGGTATCACCGGAAAGCGCGAGGGCGGCGCCGAAGGCCTCGTCTATTCGCGCTTCAACGGCCCCAATCAGGAGATTCTCGAGGACCGTCTCGGCGTCTGGGAAGAGGCCGAGGAGGCGCTCGCCTTCTCCAGCGGCATGTCGGCGATCGCGACGCTGTTCCTCGCCATGTGCAATCCCGGCGACACGATCATCCATTCGGGCCCGCTTTATGCAGCGACCGAGACGCTGATCGCGCGCATCCTCGGCAAGTTCGGGGTGAAGTTCCTCGATTTCCCCGCCGATGCGAGCGTCGAGGAGATCGAGAAGGTGATGGAGCAGGCCGGCGACAGCCGCGTCGCGCTGATCTATCTCGAAAGCCCGGCCAACCCGACCAACGCGCTGGTCGATATAGAGGGCGTCGCCGCGGCGCGCGACAAGGTCTTCGCCGGCAAGGACGAGATACCGCCGATCGCCATCGACAACACCTTTCTCGGTCCCCTGTGGCAAAAGCCGCTGCACCACGGCGCGGACATCGTCGTCTACAGCCTCACCAAATATGCCGGCGGTCATTCCGACCTCGTCGCGGGCGGCGTGCTGGGCACCAAGAAGGCGCTCGACCCGATCCGCGCGATGCGCAACACGATCGGCACGATCTGCGACCCCAACACCGCCTGGATGCTGTGCCGCAGCCTCGAGACGCTGGAACTGCGCATGAGCCGGGCCGGCGAGAACGCCGTCAAGGTCTGCGAATTCCTGAAAGACCATCCCAAGGTGGAAAAGGTCGGCTATCTCGGCTTTTTGAAGGACGATGCGCAGTACGACATCTATAAGCGCCACTGCACCGGCGCGGGGTCGACCTTCTCGCTCTACCTGAAGGGCGGAGAGCGGGAGAGCTTCGCCTTTCTCGACGCGCTGAAGATCGCGAAGCTGGCCGTCAGCCTGGGCGGCACCGAGACGCTGGCGAGCTGCCCGGCGGCGATGACGCACATCTCCGTTCCCGACGAGCGCAAGAAGGCGCTTCGCATCACCGACAACCTCGTGCGCATCTCGATCGGCGTCGAGGATGCCGACGACCTGATCGCCGATTTCGACGCGGCGCTGAACGAGATCTGA
- a CDS encoding division plane positioning ATPase MipZ: MGNGTGRLHVIVFANEKGGTGKSTTAVHTAIALAARGARVSAFDLDHRQRTLGRYLDNRATTMERTGRGLPMPRHATHDGESMDFFTEKLEELGAGADFLIVDTPGRDDEFARIAITNADTLVTPMNDSFVDFDLIGQVDPDTFKVTRPSFYSELVWESRTQRAKADGSSIDWVVLRNRMQYVEARNMRRVSEAIDQLAKRVGFRVVPGLSERVIYRELFPKGLTMLDSKEFGSMGLAHVAARQELREMMAGLSLPEPVRAKSA; this comes from the coding sequence TTGGGCAACGGAACGGGCCGGCTGCACGTCATCGTGTTCGCCAACGAAAAGGGCGGAACCGGAAAGTCGACCACCGCGGTGCATACGGCGATTGCGCTGGCTGCACGCGGCGCGCGCGTTTCCGCATTCGATCTCGATCACCGCCAGCGCACCCTGGGCCGGTATCTGGACAATCGCGCGACCACCATGGAGCGCACCGGCCGCGGCCTGCCGATGCCGCGCCACGCCACCCATGACGGCGAAAGCATGGACTTCTTCACAGAGAAGCTGGAAGAACTCGGCGCGGGCGCCGACTTCCTGATCGTCGACACGCCCGGCCGCGACGACGAATTCGCGCGCATCGCCATCACCAATGCCGATACGCTGGTGACGCCGATGAACGACAGCTTCGTCGATTTCGACCTGATCGGCCAGGTCGATCCCGACACGTTCAAGGTGACGCGCCCCAGCTTCTATTCCGAACTGGTCTGGGAATCGCGCACGCAGCGGGCAAAGGCGGACGGCAGCTCGATCGACTGGGTCGTGCTCAGGAACCGCATGCAATATGTCGAAGCGCGCAACATGCGCCGCGTGTCGGAGGCGATCGACCAGCTCGCCAAGCGCGTCGGCTTTCGCGTCGTGCCCGGCCTGTCCGAACGCGTGATCTATCGCGAGCTGTTCCCCAAGGGCCTCACCATGCTCGATTCGAAGGAGTTCGGGTCCATGGGCCTCGCCCATGTCGCCGCGCGGCAGGAACTGCGTGAGATGATGGCGGGGCTGTCGCTGCCCGAACCCGTCCGGGCGAAGAGCGCCTGA
- a CDS encoding J domain-containing protein, with protein MAKLVLVVALAVMVWMWWRRSEIRKAIREPARRSSMAEREARALLGLDDDADAAAIRAAHRRLIADAHPDRGGSADRARRLNTARDVLLRRTSD; from the coding sequence ATGGCGAAGCTCGTCCTTGTCGTCGCGCTGGCGGTGATGGTCTGGATGTGGTGGCGGCGTTCCGAGATCCGCAAGGCGATCCGCGAACCGGCGCGCCGCTCCTCCATGGCGGAGCGCGAAGCGCGCGCGCTGCTCGGGCTGGACGACGATGCCGATGCCGCCGCCATCCGCGCCGCCCACCGCCGCCTGATCGCCGACGCGCATCCGGACCGGGGCGGCTCGGCTGATCGCGCCCGGCGCCTCAACACGGCGCGCGACGTGCTCCTGCGCCGAACCAGCGATTGA
- a CDS encoding exonuclease domain-containing protein, which yields MSSPHIIRTIDLETTGSSPPTHGVCEIGWQDVALGDDGRWELSGDGGAVLVNPGRPIPPVTQAVHHILDEQVADAPWWHDVARQVLDPWPRRLALAAHRADFEQQFCTARLTHGADWICTWKCAMRLWPDSPGFSNQMLRYWRKPEGLEHERGLPVHRAFPDAYVTAHHLRDMLNEASLAQLIEWSNMPGLLPRVRYGPDRGKEWREITDESLAGFLHDRDPDVRHTAERELERRRGGTIGRALQEQLLF from the coding sequence ATGTCGTCGCCGCATATTATCCGCACCATCGACCTCGAAACCACGGGGTCGAGCCCGCCGACGCACGGTGTCTGCGAAATCGGCTGGCAGGACGTGGCGCTGGGCGATGACGGCCGGTGGGAATTGAGCGGCGACGGCGGGGCCGTCCTCGTCAATCCGGGCCGCCCCATCCCTCCGGTGACGCAGGCGGTGCACCATATCCTCGATGAACAGGTGGCCGATGCGCCCTGGTGGCACGATGTCGCGCGCCAGGTGCTCGACCCATGGCCGCGCCGCCTGGCGCTCGCCGCGCATCGCGCCGATTTCGAGCAGCAATTCTGCACCGCGCGCCTGACGCACGGCGCCGACTGGATCTGCACCTGGAAATGCGCCATGCGGCTCTGGCCCGACAGCCCCGGATTCTCGAACCAGATGCTGCGTTACTGGCGCAAGCCGGAGGGGCTGGAGCACGAACGCGGCCTGCCGGTCCACCGTGCCTTTCCCGATGCCTATGTCACCGCGCACCATCTGCGCGACATGCTGAACGAGGCGAGCCTGGCCCAGTTGATCGAATGGTCGAACATGCCGGGCCTGCTGCCGCGCGTCCGCTATGGCCCCGATCGCGGCAAGGAATGGCGGGAGATCACGGACGAGAGTCTCGCCGGCTTCCTCCACGATCGCGATCCCGACGTGCGCCACACCGCCGAGCGGGAATTGGAACGCCGCCGCGGCGGTACGATCGGCCGCGCGTTGCAGGAACAGTTGCTGTTTTGA
- the pgmG gene encoding phosphoglucomutase/phosphomannomutase PgmG, with the protein MTHRFDPTSLREYDIRGIVGKTLGPDDARAIGRGFATLLRRAGGTRVAVGRDGRASSPGLEASLVEGLKASGVDVVRIGMGPTPMLYYAEATLEVDGGIQITGSHNPSEYNGFKMVFQHRPFFGDDIQTIGKLAAEGDWEEGEGSASDIDIMDDYVGRLFAGYAGGDYRIGWDAGNGAAGPIIEKLVKLLPGEHHLLFTDVDGDFPNHHPDPTEEKNLADLKRLVTKKNLDFGLAFDGDGDRIGAVDGKGRVVWGDQLLSILAVPVLKEAPGSTIIADVKASQMLYDRIAELGGEPLMWKTGHSLIKTKMKETDAPLAGEMSGHIFFAQDYYGFDDAMFAAVQLIRALHVAGKSLTELRDAMPQLVNTPEMRFQVDESRKFDIVQEVLDRLEGSDAEVNRTDGARVKTADGWWLLRASNTQDVLVARAESHSQEGLDRLVAQIDDQLARSGVQRGAQAGH; encoded by the coding sequence ATGACCCATCGTTTCGACCCCACCAGTCTGCGCGAATATGACATTCGCGGCATCGTCGGAAAGACGCTCGGCCCGGATGATGCCCGCGCCATCGGCCGGGGTTTCGCCACCCTGCTGCGCCGCGCCGGCGGCACGCGCGTCGCCGTCGGGCGCGATGGACGCGCCTCCTCGCCCGGGCTGGAGGCATCGCTCGTCGAGGGGCTGAAGGCCAGCGGCGTCGACGTGGTGCGCATCGGCATGGGGCCGACGCCGATGCTCTATTATGCCGAGGCGACGCTAGAAGTGGATGGCGGCATCCAGATAACCGGCAGCCACAATCCCTCCGAGTATAACGGCTTCAAGATGGTGTTTCAGCACCGCCCCTTTTTCGGCGACGACATCCAGACGATCGGCAAGCTGGCGGCCGAGGGCGACTGGGAAGAAGGCGAAGGATCGGCGAGCGACATCGATATCATGGACGATTATGTCGGCCGTCTGTTCGCCGGCTATGCCGGGGGCGACTACCGGATCGGCTGGGACGCCGGCAACGGCGCGGCCGGCCCGATCATCGAGAAGCTGGTGAAGCTCCTGCCAGGTGAGCATCATCTGCTGTTCACCGATGTGGACGGCGATTTTCCCAACCATCATCCCGATCCTACCGAGGAAAAGAATCTCGCGGACCTGAAGCGTCTCGTCACGAAAAAGAATCTCGATTTCGGACTGGCCTTCGACGGCGACGGCGACCGGATCGGCGCGGTCGACGGGAAGGGCCGCGTCGTGTGGGGCGATCAGCTTTTGTCCATTCTGGCCGTACCCGTGCTGAAGGAAGCGCCGGGTTCGACCATTATCGCCGATGTGAAGGCGAGCCAGATGCTGTACGACCGCATCGCCGAGCTGGGCGGCGAGCCGCTGATGTGGAAGACCGGCCACAGCCTGATCAAGACCAAGATGAAGGAAACAGACGCGCCGCTGGCCGGCGAAATGAGCGGCCACATCTTCTTCGCGCAGGACTATTACGGTTTCGACGACGCCATGTTCGCCGCCGTGCAGCTCATCCGCGCGCTCCACGTCGCGGGCAAGTCGCTGACGGAACTGCGCGACGCGATGCCGCAACTCGTCAACACCCCCGAAATGCGCTTCCAGGTTGACGAATCGCGCAAGTTCGACATCGTGCAGGAGGTGCTCGACCGGCTCGAAGGCAGCGATGCGGAGGTCAACCGCACCGACGGCGCGCGGGTGAAGACGGCCGATGGCTGGTGGCTGCTGCGCGCGTCCAACACCCAGGACGTGCTGGTCGCCCGCGCCGAATCGCACAGCCAGGAAGGGCTGGACCGGCTGGTCGCGCAAATCGACGACCAGCTCGCCAGGAGCGGCGTCCAGCGGGGTGCGCAGGCCGGCCACTGA
- a CDS encoding DUF4396 domain-containing protein, giving the protein MADFPAWLHTLATISLAIGFACAIYIAIDEVRHPQKMWIMNLVWPLTALFGSVIWLAFYRSFGRNDGSQKGEPPMHIAVAKGASHCGAGCTLGDIVVEWAAFAAPAIAVFFGWHGLFAEKTFAVWIPDYIVAFLFGIVFQYFTIAPMRDLGLGKGIWAAVKADTLSITSWQVGMYGLMAVGQFLWFKPAYGGVAEVNTPEFWFLMQLAMFAGFATAYPVNWWLVKAGLKEKM; this is encoded by the coding sequence TTGGCAGATTTTCCCGCATGGCTCCATACGCTTGCCACCATCTCGCTCGCGATCGGTTTCGCCTGCGCGATCTATATCGCGATCGATGAGGTGCGCCATCCGCAGAAGATGTGGATCATGAATCTGGTATGGCCGCTGACGGCGCTGTTCGGCAGTGTGATCTGGCTGGCATTCTACCGCAGTTTCGGCCGCAACGACGGCAGCCAGAAGGGCGAACCGCCGATGCACATCGCGGTCGCCAAGGGCGCCTCGCATTGCGGGGCCGGCTGCACGCTGGGCGATATCGTCGTCGAATGGGCGGCCTTCGCGGCGCCGGCGATCGCGGTGTTCTTCGGCTGGCACGGGCTGTTCGCGGAAAAGACGTTCGCGGTGTGGATCCCGGATTATATCGTCGCCTTCCTGTTCGGCATCGTCTTTCAGTATTTCACCATCGCGCCGATGCGCGACCTTGGCCTCGGAAAGGGCATCTGGGCGGCGGTGAAAGCCGATACCCTGTCGATCACGAGCTGGCAGGTCGGCATGTACGGGCTGATGGCGGTCGGCCAGTTCCTGTGGTTCAAGCCGGCCTATGGCGGCGTGGCGGAGGTCAACACGCCGGAATTCTGGTTCCTGATGCAGCTTGCGATGTTCGCCGGGTTCGCCACCGCCTATCCCGTCAACTGGTGGCTGGTGAAGGCCGGCCTGAAGGAGAAGATGTAG